In Citrus sinensis cultivar Valencia sweet orange chromosome 4, DVS_A1.0, whole genome shotgun sequence, one DNA window encodes the following:
- the LOC102631389 gene encoding cytochrome P450 78A5-like: MKIYYMLACSLGILALSFIDTSKASLPLTLILFSFFSIIPLLLNLWLVPGGFAWRNYNEISAKLRGPVGWPIVGTLPCMGSLAHRKLASMAASLGANRLMALSFGPTRVIISSHPETAKEILSGPSFSDRPIKESARLLMFERAIGFAPSGKYWRHLRRIAANHMFSPRRISGLEILRQRLADEMLSKVNQQMENKGVVRVREVLQKGSLGNILESLFGGSVISLKKEELEAMVKEGYELIAQFNWEDYFPLNLLDFYGVKRRCHKLAARVKTLIGQVVEERKKNSGEFNNGGNDFLSALLSLPKEDQLSDADTVAILWEMVFRGTDTVAILLEWIMARIVLHQDIQTKVQNEIDTWVGRDRHVEDSDIPNLPYLQAIVKEVLRMHPPGPLLSWARLAVHDVHVDKVFVPAGTTAMVNMWAITHDPTIWKNPWTFKPERFIEEDVPIMGSDLRLAPFGSGRRVCPGKALGLATVHLWLARLLHRFRWLPAEPVDLSETLKLSLEMKKPLTCRVVPRFAK; this comes from the exons atgaaaatttattacatgCTAGCCTGTAGCTTGGGTATCCTAGCCCTTAGTTTTATTGACACAAGCAAAGCTTCGTTGCCTTTgactctcattttattttcatttttctctattATCCCTCTTTTACTCAACCTTTGGCTTGTCCCTGGAGGCTTTGCATGGAGAAACTACAATGAAATCTCAGCAAAGCTTCGTGGCCCAGTTGGATGGCCAATAGTAGGCACCTTGCCTTGCATGGGTTCTTTAGCTCATCGTAAGTTAGCTTCAATGGCGGCTTCATTGGGTGCAAACAGACTCATGGCGCTAAGTTTTGGCCCAACACGTGTCATCATCAGCAGCCACCCGGAAACTGCTAAGGAAATCCTCTCAGGACCTTCATTTTCCGACCGTCCGATCAAAGAATCAGCTCGTTTGCTGATGTTTGAACGTGCCATTGGCTTTGCTCCCTCGGGGAAATACTGGCGCCACCTGAGACGAATTGCAGCAAATCACATGTTCTCCCCTAGGAGAATTTCTGGCCTGGAGATTCTACGACAGCGTTTAGCAGATGAAATGCTATCGAAAGTGAACCAACAAATGGAGAACAAAGGAGTAGTGAGAGTGAGGGAGGTATTGCAAAAAGGGTCTTTAGGTAATATACTAGAGAGTTTGTTTGGGGGCTCAGTTATTAGTTTAAAGAAAGAAGAGCTTGAGGCTATGGTTAAAGAAGGATATGAATTAATAGCGCAATTTAATTGGGAGGATTATTTTCCTCTAAACTTGTTAGACTTTTATGGAGTTAAAAGAAGGTGCCATAAACTGGCTGCTAGGGTTAAAACTCTTATAGGGCAAGTTgttgaagaaaggaaaaaaaattctggaGAGTTTAATAATGGGGGAAACGACTTTCTTAGTGCTTTGTTATCTTTGCCTAAAGAGGATCAGCTGTCTGATGCAGACACGGTGGCTATTTTGTGG GAGATGGTATTTCGAGGAACGGACACAGTGGCAATACTACTCGAATGGATCATGGCTAGGATTGTTTTGCATCAAGACATTCAAACAAAAGTTCAAAACGAAATTGACACGTGGGTTGGTCGCGATAGGCACGTGGAAGATTCGGACATCCCCAATCTCCCTTACCTCCAGGCTATAGTCAAAGAGGTTCTCCGAATGCACCCTCCGGGGCCATTACTCTCGTGGGCCCGCCTTGCCGTCCACGATGTCCACGTGGACAAGGTCTTTGTGCCAGCTGGCACGACAGCAATGGTCAACATGTGGGCCATTACCCATGACCCAACCATCTGGAAGAACCCGTGGACCTTCAAGCCTGAAAGGTTCATCGAGGAGGACGTGCCCATCATGGGATCAGATTTAAGGCTAGCGCCATTCGGATCAGGCCGCAGGGTGTGCCCCGGCAAGGCCCTTGGCTTAGCCACTGTGCACCTATGGCTTGCCCGGCTTCTGCACAGATTCCGGTGGCTTCCGGCAGAGCCCGTTGATCTTTCGGAGACACTGAAGCTTTCTCTTGAAATGAAGAAACCACTAACATGCCGTGTGGTTCCCCGGTTTGCTAAGTAA
- the LOC102606789 gene encoding uncharacterized protein LOC102606789, with product MQTKKKANGRNASREHASPRVSRTVKKGSENVEVPKKKVTELITSSVRKQKSVSVLSNKNEESVAAINLNTRYGLGNEPSGACLEYDSFKKASMDHKDCDEETAPVLQTIFSPTFHVSKVAGGDIASGDAEGANLSSEVSAIYLAMKNSKLECVDEYGQESMTDVCMEDDEYEEFDDFDPYLFIKNLPELSSVVPTFRPMLLPKQTRSCPPTTLVLDLDETLVHSTLEPCDDADFTFPVNFNLQKHTVYVRCRPYLKDFLERVSSLFEIIIFTASQSIYAEQLLNVLDPKRKLFRHRVFRESCVFVDGNYLKDLSVLGRDLSHVIIVDNSPQAFGFQVDNGIPIESWFDDRSDQELLLLLPFLESLVGVEDVRPLIVQKFNIREKIAAAVYPPLNSNRGDPFER from the exons ATGCAAACCAAGAAAAAAGCAAACGGAAGAAATGCTTCCCGAGAGCATGCCAGTCCTAGGGTTTCAAGAACTGTGAAGAAAGGATCCGAAAATGTTGAAGTTCCGAAAAAGAAAGTTACAGAGCTAATCACATCTTCTGTCAGAAAGCAGAAATCTG TTAGCGttctttcaaacaaaaatgaggAGTCTGTTGCTGCAATCAATTTAAATACTAGATATGGCTTGGGGAATGAACCGTCTGGTGCTTGCCTGGAATATGATTCATTTAAGAAAGCTTCCATGGATCATAAG GATTGTGATGAGGAAACTGCTCCTGTGTTGCAGACAATATTTTCTCCCACTTTTCATGTATCTAAAGTAGCAGGCGGAGATATTGCCAGTGGAG ATGCGGAAGGAGCTAATCTTTCCTCTGAAGTTTCAGCTATATATCTTGCTATGAAGAACTCAAAGCTGGAGTGTGTTGATGAGTATGGTCAAGAGTCTATGACTGATGTTTGCATGGAGGATGATGAGTATGAGGAATTTGATGACTTTGatccttatttatttataaaaaacttgCCAGAATTGTCATCAGTGGTCCCTACTTTTCGGCCTATGTTGCTACCTAAGCAGACACGGAGTTGCCCCCCTACTACTCTTGTTTTGGACTTGGACG AAACTCTGGTGCATTCCACTCTAGAGCCCTGTGATGATGCAGACTTCACATTCCCTGTAAATTTTAACCTCCAAAAGCATACAGTTTATGTTCGATGCCGTCCTTATCTCAAAGATTTCTTGGAGAGAGTTTCCAGTCTTTTTGAGATAATCATATTCACCGCCAGTCAAAGTATCTATGCAGAGCAGCTTCTAAATGTGCTCGATcctaagagaaaattatttcggCATCGTGTTTTCCGTGAATCATGTGTTTTTGTGGATGGCAATTACCTCAAAGATTTGTCAGTTCTTGGCCGTGATTTGTCACATGTTATCATAGTTGACAACTCCCCACAG GCATTCGGGTTCCAAGTGGACAATGGAATTCCAATTGAGAGCTGGTTTGATGATCGATCAGATCAAGAATTGCTTCTATTACTACCATTTTTGGAGAGCTTGGTTGGTGTTGAAGATGTTAGGCCCTTGATTGTTCAGAAATTTAATATTCGTGAGAAAATAGCTGCCGCCGTTTATCCTCCTTTAAATTCTAACAGAGGAGATCCATTTGAAAGGTGA